One window of Papaver somniferum cultivar HN1 chromosome 9, ASM357369v1, whole genome shotgun sequence genomic DNA carries:
- the LOC113308442 gene encoding AUGMIN subunit 2-like isoform X1, whose translation MSMGNDSTWVGRKPTRRLGGMSDALSIAADLGFSVPPPPAQEDLQSLSATTGEKSDDLIKVLRELTTVQRKIADLQVELQGRKEDKNVAYLTHVSEMEKKCESLSRITAILKDVIQNKDRIIARLQQPYSLDCIPVEAEFQKQFSELLHKAASDYGALTASIADFQWSQNFRESPSVWGEMLRPIPVALASCTRFSEAMSAMRETFSTLQNLRVGHSSYSSPTTPPKDIFKGGLGDSDCVTPLPWREEPTLNDLVMRSQRRQENDSSELSEPSQVDSLSQRRLSWPPSVKKNGGV comes from the exons ATGTCAATGGGGAATGACTCAACATGGGTAGGAAGGAAACCGACAAGACGGCTTGGTGGTATGTCTGATGCATTATCAATCGCTGCTGATCTTGGTTTCTCTGTACCTCCCCCTCCTGCTCAG GAAGATCTACAGAGCTTGTCAGCTACTACTGGTGAGAAGAGTGATGACTTGATAAAAGTCCTAAGGGAGCTTACAACTGTACAACGAAAAATAGCAGACTTGCAAGTGGAACTTCAAGGTCGAAAG GAAGATAAGAATGTGGCTTATCTTACACATGTGAGTGAAATGGAAAAGAAGTGCGAATCACTATCAAGGATTACTGCTATATTAAAAGATGTTATTCAGAATAAG GATCGCATCATTGCTCGACTACAGCAACCATATTCACTAGACTGCATTCCAGTAGAAGCAGAGTTTCAG aaacaattttcagaaCTCTTGCACAAGGCTGCGAGCGATTATGGGGCGTTGACAGCATCTATTGCAGATTTCCAATGGAGCCAGAACTTCAGGGAGTCACCATCAGTCTGGGGG GAAATGCTCCGACCAATCCCTGTCGCTTTAGCATCATGTACACGATTTTCCGAAGCTATGTCAGCAATGAGGGAAACCTTTTCAACACTTCAAAATCTGCGAGTGGGTCATTCGTCGTACTCCTCACCGACTACACCGCCAAAGGATATTTTCAAAGGGGGATTAGGTGACTCAGACTGCGTAACTCCGCTACCTTGGAGAGAGGAACCGACCTTGAATGACTTGGTTATGAGAAGCCAAAGGAGACAAGAAAACGACAGCAGTGAATTAAGTGAGCCTTCTCAAGTTGATAGTTTGAGCCAAAGGAGGTTATCCTGGCCTCCGTCAGTCAAGAAAAATGGTGGTGTGTGA
- the LOC113308442 gene encoding AUGMIN subunit 2-like isoform X2, giving the protein MSMGNDSTWVGRKPTRRLGGMSDALSIAADLGFSVPPPPAQSLSATTGEKSDDLIKVLRELTTVQRKIADLQVELQGRKEDKNVAYLTHVSEMEKKCESLSRITAILKDVIQNKDRIIARLQQPYSLDCIPVEAEFQKQFSELLHKAASDYGALTASIADFQWSQNFRESPSVWGEMLRPIPVALASCTRFSEAMSAMRETFSTLQNLRVGHSSYSSPTTPPKDIFKGGLGDSDCVTPLPWREEPTLNDLVMRSQRRQENDSSELSEPSQVDSLSQRRLSWPPSVKKNGGV; this is encoded by the exons ATGTCAATGGGGAATGACTCAACATGGGTAGGAAGGAAACCGACAAGACGGCTTGGTGGTATGTCTGATGCATTATCAATCGCTGCTGATCTTGGTTTCTCTGTACCTCCCCCTCCTGCTCAG AGCTTGTCAGCTACTACTGGTGAGAAGAGTGATGACTTGATAAAAGTCCTAAGGGAGCTTACAACTGTACAACGAAAAATAGCAGACTTGCAAGTGGAACTTCAAGGTCGAAAG GAAGATAAGAATGTGGCTTATCTTACACATGTGAGTGAAATGGAAAAGAAGTGCGAATCACTATCAAGGATTACTGCTATATTAAAAGATGTTATTCAGAATAAG GATCGCATCATTGCTCGACTACAGCAACCATATTCACTAGACTGCATTCCAGTAGAAGCAGAGTTTCAG aaacaattttcagaaCTCTTGCACAAGGCTGCGAGCGATTATGGGGCGTTGACAGCATCTATTGCAGATTTCCAATGGAGCCAGAACTTCAGGGAGTCACCATCAGTCTGGGGG GAAATGCTCCGACCAATCCCTGTCGCTTTAGCATCATGTACACGATTTTCCGAAGCTATGTCAGCAATGAGGGAAACCTTTTCAACACTTCAAAATCTGCGAGTGGGTCATTCGTCGTACTCCTCACCGACTACACCGCCAAAGGATATTTTCAAAGGGGGATTAGGTGACTCAGACTGCGTAACTCCGCTACCTTGGAGAGAGGAACCGACCTTGAATGACTTGGTTATGAGAAGCCAAAGGAGACAAGAAAACGACAGCAGTGAATTAAGTGAGCCTTCTCAAGTTGATAGTTTGAGCCAAAGGAGGTTATCCTGGCCTCCGTCAGTCAAGAAAAATGGTGGTGTGTGA